In one Musa acuminata AAA Group cultivar baxijiao chromosome BXJ2-5, Cavendish_Baxijiao_AAA, whole genome shotgun sequence genomic region, the following are encoded:
- the LOC103985965 gene encoding F-box/kelch-repeat protein KIB1-like — MRKSSDSGLATCCCCTDPRLCSALRPPWSNLPVDIVMEIAERLLPNAADLVRFASVCRSWWLLVKEETSLARQLPWLMLAEEEIDAPSSGSNICRRFYSHSKNEIYELPVPKSHGRFCCGSYASWIATVGMDLRMQLVNIFTGGSVELPSLYTFGASLHQSGDWSPESRRSLFVSKVCMSSRPSAGRDCHVVAFYGVGRMLGYARVGDDRWTTVNCDWWHYLDASFYKGQFYLVNRKRDVVVLDVSQQQVHLIATKPKQRMVNYRWQIYLVESSGDLLYVVRVVKYSRKPTYDTKSFTVYKLNVSDGELQQMSSLGGRSLFLGLNSSISVEASKLVGCQKDSIYFTDDLGDFKTYCTPGGGHDMGIYSMVDGSITPHYGGVSLSRVSPPLWVPIHPLFSPNI, encoded by the coding sequence ATGAGGAAGTCCAGCGATAGTGGCTTGGCTACTTGTTGTTGCTGCACCGATCCACGCCTTTGCTCGGCGCTTCGGCCACCATGGTCTAATCTCCCCGTCGACATCGTGATGGAAATCGCAGAGCGTCTTCTCCCCAATGCGGCCGACTTGGTTCGATTTGCATCCGTCTGCCGCTCGTGGTGGTTGCTCGTGAAGGAAGAAACTTCTCTGGCACGTCAGCTCCCTTGGCTGATGCTCGCAGAGGAGGAGATAGACGCGCCTTCCTCGGGAAGCAATATTTGTCGTCGCTTCTATAGCCATTCCAAGAACGAAATCTACGAGCTCCCTGTGCCCAAATCCCATGGAAGATTCTGTTGTGGCTCCTACGCCAGTTGGATCGCGACGGTCGGCATGGACTTAAGGATGCAACTCGTGAACATCTTCACCGGAGGCAGCGTAGAGCTGCCTTCGCTCTACACCTTTGGCGCATCCTTGCATCAAAGTGGAGACTGGTCACCAGAGAGCAGGCGCTCTCTTTTTGTATCCAAGGTGTGCATGTCTTCGCGCCCCTCCGCTGGTAGGGACTGCCATGTGGTGGCATTCTATGGCGTCGGACGTATGCTGGGCTACGCTAGGGTCGGTGACGATCGATGGACTACAGTTAACTGTGATTGGTGGCACTACTTAGATGCCTCATTCTACAAAGGCCAGTTCTACCTCGTCAATCGGAAAAGGGACGTGGTGGTGTTGGATGTGTCTCAGCAGCAGGTGCATCTGATAGCGACCAAACCGAAGCAACGTATGGTCAACTACCGTTGGCAAATATATCTGGTAGAATCATCGGGTGATTTACTGTACGTGGTGCGCGTGGTTAAGTATTCGCGAAAGCCGACATACGACACAAAGAGCTTCACCGTCTACAAGCTTAACGTTTCCGATGGCGAGTTACAGCAGATGAGCAGCCTGGGTGGGCGATCGCTGTTCTTGGGCCTCAACAGCTCGATATCTGTGGAGGCATCGAAGCTGGTGGGATGCCAAAAGGACTCCATTTACTTCACCGACGACCTAGGCGATTTCAAGACTTACTGCACGCCGGGAGGCGGACATGACATGGGGATCTATAGCATGGTGGATGGGAGCATCACCCCACACTATGGTGGCGTCTCGCTGTCCCGAGTCTCGCCGCCGTTGTGGGTGCCGATCCACCCTTTGTTTTCACCCAATATCTAG